A portion of the Glycine max cultivar Williams 82 chromosome 10, Glycine_max_v4.0, whole genome shotgun sequence genome contains these proteins:
- the LOC100794751 gene encoding agamous-like MADS-box protein AGL62, translated as MSGPKKSRGRQKIEMKKMSNESNLQVTFSKRRNGLFKKASELCTLCGTDVALVVFSPGQKVFSFGHPNVDAVIDRYLARPPPTDSGTMQIIEAHRMAHVHDLNVQLTQINNQLDHERKRTNELNLMNKEAQAQMWWARPVDGMSMAQVKQFKAALEEMKKQVARLVDRAMLQSVTNPTLQFFPGVSSSSNSNLVHQPHPLPAPQVFTPHLIQPPMLQNFMFHDGSMMRHHGFDNIGMGGYGPTAGFF; from the coding sequence ATGTCTGGCCCAAAGAAAAGCCGTGGCCGCCAAAAGATCGAGATGAAGAAAATGAGCAACGAGAGCAACCTTCAAGTCACATTCTCCAAGCGCCGCAACGGGCTTTTCAAGAAAGCCAGTGAGCTTTGCACTCTCTGTGGTACTGACGTGGCGCTCGTTGTTTTCTCTCCTGGTCAGAAGGTGTTTTCCTTTGGCCACCCCAACGTGGATGCCGTCATTGACCGCTATCTCGCACGGCCCCCACCGACGGACTCCGGCACCATGCAGATCATCGAGGCCCACCGCATGGCCCACGTGCATGACCTCAACGTACAACTCACTCAGATCAACAACCAGCTTGACCATGAGAGGAAGCGCACCAATGAGCTCAATCTCATGAACAAGGAAGCCCAAGCCCAGATGTGGTGGGCACGGCCCGTGGATGGGATGAGTATGGCCCAAGTGAAGCAGTTCAAGGCGGCGTTGGAGGAGATGAAGAAGCAGGTTGCGCGCCTTGTCGATAGGGCTATGCTTCAGAGTGTTACAAACCCAACTCTTCAATTTTTCCCCGGGGTTTCTTCCTCTTCCAATTCCAACCTTGTGCATCAGCCACACCCACTTCCAGCTCCGCAGGTGTTCACCCCACACCTGATTCAGCCACCCATGCTTCAGAACTTCATGTTTCATGATGGGAGCATGATGCGCCACCATGGGTTTGATAACATTGGAATGGGAGGATATGGACCTACTGCGGGTTTCTTTTGA
- the ITPK4 gene encoding inositol-tetrakisphosphate 1-kinase 4 has protein sequence MRLNGEISSGEEEEEEKQTGTTTFSSQKVVVGYALTSKKKKSFLQPSFTGLARNRGINFVAIDLNKPLPEQGPFDIILHKLSGEVWREIIEDYREKHPEVTVLDPPDAIQHLHNRQSMLQDVLDLNLSDCHGKVGVPRQLVITKEKDPSSIPYEVTKAGMKLPLVAKPLVVDGTAKSHELFLAYDEFSLSAVEPPLVLQEFVNHGGLLFKIYIVGETIKVVRRFSLPNISKRELSKVAGVFRFPRVSCAAASADDADLDPNIAEHPPRPLLERLARELRHRLGLHLFNIDMIREYGTKDVFYVIDINYFPGYGKMPGYEHVFTDFLLSLVESKCSNKKLAA, from the exons ATGAGGCTAAACGGTGAAATCTCaagcggagaagaagaagaagaggagaaaCAAACGGGAACGACGACGTTTTCGTCGCAGAAAGTGGTCGTTGGCTACGCTTTAACgtccaagaaaaaaaagagcTTTCTGCAGCCAAGTTTCACCGGTCTCGCACG GAACAGGGGGATAAACTTTGTTGCTATTGATCTAAACAAGCCACTACCAGAACAAGGTCCTTTTGATATTATCTTGCATAAG TTGTCCGGGGAGGTTTGGCGTGAGATTATTGAG gaTTATAGGGAAAAACATCCAGAGGTAACTGTCCTTGATCCTCCGGATGCAATCCAACATTTACACAATCGCCAATCCATGCTGCAAGATGTGTTGGATCTGAACTTATCTGATTGTCATG GCAAGGTTGGTGTTCCACGTCAGCTAGTTATCACAAAAGAGAAAGACCCCTCTAGTATCCCTTATGAAGTCACTAAGGCTGGGATGAAGTTGCCATTAG tTGCAAAACCGCTAGTTGTTGATGGCACTGCAAAGTCACATGAACTATTTCTTGCTTATGATGAATTCTCTCTTTCAGCGGTTGAACCTCCACTGGTTCTACAGGAGTTTGTCAATCATG GTGGTCTTCTCTTTAAGATTTACATTGTTGGGGAAACCATAAAGGTTGTGAGGCGTTTCTCTCTTCCTAACATCAGTAAGCGTGAACTATCAAAAGTTGCTGGTGTATTCCGTTTTCCAAGAGTTTCATGTGCAGCCGCTTCTGCAGATGATGCTGATCTAGATCCTAATATCGCTG AACATCCACCAAGACCTTTATTGGAGAGGCTTGCAAGGGAGCTCCGTCATAGATTG GGACTCCACTTGTTCAACATAGATATGATTCGAGAATATGGAACCAAGGATGTGTTTTACGTCATCGACATCAACTACTTTCCTG GATATGGAAAAATGCCAGGCTATGAGCACGTATTTACAGATTTTCTACTTAGCCTAGTGGAGAGTAAATGTAGTAATAAGAAACTTGCTGCCTAA
- the ITPK4 gene encoding inositol-tetrakisphosphate 1-kinase 4 isoform X1 translates to MNHDQIVEISPQVFKQDYREKHPEVTVLDPPDAIQHLHNRQSMLQDVLDLNLSDCHGKVGVPRQLVITKEKDPSSIPYEVTKAGMKLPLVAKPLVVDGTAKSHELFLAYDEFSLSAVEPPLVLQEFVNHGGLLFKIYIVGETIKVVRRFSLPNISKRELSKVAGVFRFPRVSCAAASADDADLDPNIAEHPPRPLLERLARELRHRLGLHLFNIDMIREYGTKDVFYVIDINYFPGYGKMPGYEHVFTDFLLSLVESKCSNKKLAA, encoded by the exons ATGAATCATGATCAGATAGTTGAAATCAGTCCCCAAGTGTTCAAACAA gaTTATAGGGAAAAACATCCAGAGGTAACTGTCCTTGATCCTCCGGATGCAATCCAACATTTACACAATCGCCAATCCATGCTGCAAGATGTGTTGGATCTGAACTTATCTGATTGTCATG GCAAGGTTGGTGTTCCACGTCAGCTAGTTATCACAAAAGAGAAAGACCCCTCTAGTATCCCTTATGAAGTCACTAAGGCTGGGATGAAGTTGCCATTAG tTGCAAAACCGCTAGTTGTTGATGGCACTGCAAAGTCACATGAACTATTTCTTGCTTATGATGAATTCTCTCTTTCAGCGGTTGAACCTCCACTGGTTCTACAGGAGTTTGTCAATCATG GTGGTCTTCTCTTTAAGATTTACATTGTTGGGGAAACCATAAAGGTTGTGAGGCGTTTCTCTCTTCCTAACATCAGTAAGCGTGAACTATCAAAAGTTGCTGGTGTATTCCGTTTTCCAAGAGTTTCATGTGCAGCCGCTTCTGCAGATGATGCTGATCTAGATCCTAATATCGCTG AACATCCACCAAGACCTTTATTGGAGAGGCTTGCAAGGGAGCTCCGTCATAGATTG GGACTCCACTTGTTCAACATAGATATGATTCGAGAATATGGAACCAAGGATGTGTTTTACGTCATCGACATCAACTACTTTCCTG GATATGGAAAAATGCCAGGCTATGAGCACGTATTTACAGATTTTCTACTTAGCCTAGTGGAGAGTAAATGTAGTAATAAGAAACTTGCTGCCTAA
- the LOC100797214 gene encoding pyruvate kinase isozyme A, chloroplastic, protein MVLKSMVASASDLSLVSVAGNSPLDFKNRVFGGRLISLGFRFNKGSKCKGNERFNFEVRAAVEVGVERSKSKALEGGFGLDVVSEAELTVKGFAGLRKTKLVCTVGPACSSLEDLENLALGGMSVARLNMCHGTRDWHRDVIGKIKKLNEEKGFCVSVMIDTEGSQIHVVDHGAPSSVKVEEGSNWVFTAEHFEGSRPFTVQTNYRGFSEGIEMGDELVIDGGMACFEVVEKTGNDLHCKCIDAGLFLPGAKLSFWRDGKLVRGNNKLPTLSTKDWADIDFGIAEGVDFFALSFVNHADSVKDLKNYLSSKSTKSIKVLAKIESSESLHKLEEIVRASDGIMVARGDLGVEIPLEQIPTVQEDIIYVCRQLNKPVIVASQLLESMVEYPTPTRAEVADVSEAVRQYADALMLSGESAIGSYAQKALAVLDMASSRMESWSREENRQSLVNYHQLGASLPECITEQICNCAVEMANNLGVDAIFVYTKYGHMASLLSRNRPNPPIFAFTNDDSTRMALTLQWGVVPLLVDLSDDAESNISKSVQLMKSRGLISQGDVVLVVSDVAPTRATPMAFQSIQVKTII, encoded by the exons ATGGTTTTGAAGTCAATGGTTGCTTCCGCGAGCGATCTAAGTCTCGTGTCTGTTGCAGGGAACTCTCCCCTTGATTTCAAGAATCGGGTTTTCGGTGGCCGACTCATTAGCCTCGGATTTCGTTTCAACAAAGGTAGTAAATGCAAGGGGAATGAAAGGTTTAACTTTGAGGTTCGTGCAGCTGTGGAAGTGGGTGTGGAGAGATCGAAGAGTAAGGCTTTGGAGGGTGGTTTTGGGTTGGATGTGGTTTCAGAGGCAGAGTTAACAGTGAAGGGTTTTGCGGGGTTGAGGAAGACCAAACTCGTGTGCACTGTTGGTCCTGCTTGCAGCTCTTTGGAGGATCTTGAGAACTTGGCTCTTGGAGGCATGAGTGTTGCCAGGCTCAACATGTGCCATGGGACCAGGGACTGGCACCGTGATGTGATTGGGAAGATCAAGAAGTTGAATGAGGAGAAAGGGTTCTGTGTTTCTGTGATGATTGACACTGAGGGTAGTCAGATTCATGTTGTTGATCATGGAGCTCCTTCCTCGGTTAAAGTtgag GAAGGTTCAAATTGGGTGTTTACTGCTGAACATTTTGAGGGTTCTCGCCCATTCACTGTTCAAACGAATTATAGAGGTTTTTCTGaag GTATCGAAATGGGTGATGAACTTGTAATTGATGGTGGAATGGCATGCtttgaagttgttgaaaagACTGGAAATGATTTGCATTGCAAGTGCATAGATGCTGGTCTTTTCCTGCCTGGAGCCAAACTTAGTTTCTGGAGAGATGGAAAGCTTGTGAGAGGGAATAACAAGCTCCCCACTCTATCAACAAAG GATTGGGCTGACATTGACTTTGGTATAGCAGAGGGAGTTGATTTTTTTGCCTTATCTTTTGTCAATCATGCTGATTCTGTTAAGGATCTAAAGAACTACCTCTCTTCAAAGTCAACCAA ATCCATAAAAGTTTTGGCAAAGATAGAAAGCTCAGAATCTCTTCATAAACTGGAGGAAATAGTGCGAGCTTCTGATGGGATCATGGTGGCTCGGGGTGACCTTGGGGTCGAAATACCACTTGAACAGATTCCTACGGTCCAAGAGGATATAATTTATGTATGCAGACAATTAAACAAGCCAGTGATTGTAGCTTCTCAGCTTCTTGAGTCAATGGTCGAGTATCCAACACCAACACGTGCTGag GTAGCAGATGTTTCTGAAGCAGTTAGACAGTATGCTGATGCTTTGATGTTGTCTGGAGAGTCAGCTATTGGATCATATGCACAAAAAGCTTTGGCAGTCTTGGATATGGCTAGCAGTAGAATGGAATCATGGAGTCGGGAGGAAAACAGACAAAGTCTTGTTAACTACCATCAACTTGGAGCATCATTGCCAGAATGCATAACTGAGCAAATATGCAATTGTGCTGTTGAAATGG CCAACAACCTTGGTGTGGATGCCATCTTTGTGTACACAAAGTATGGACACATGGCATCACTTCTATCACGCAACCGCCCAAATCCTCCCATCTTTGCTTTCACTAACGATGACAGTACCCGCATGGCTCTGACTTTGCAATGGGGTGTTGTACCCCTTCTGGTTGATTTGTCCGATGATGCTGAATCCAACATCTCAAAGTCTGTCCAACTTATGAAATCTAGAGGGTTGATCAGCCAAGGAGATGTTGTTCTAGTGGTCTCAGATGTTGCTCCAACACGTGCCACTCCTATGGCTTTCCAGTCTATTCAGGTGAAGACTATTATCTAA
- the LOC100797764 gene encoding uncharacterized protein, with the protein MASLRPTLSQLSLSQSNFLRKSTWNNHLPCYIHKRIAKLQTFTSSKSSTFRVRCSSPETNKQNNGEEPPESLFMKELKRRGMTPTSLLDDYKQSDYGLDEEVYVNEEDRGFPKRKAVSTNVERSLDNQRERSMALNSEGLEGLVPRAKLLLTIGGTFFLGFGPLILIIVATFSALYFYFGPTFVHDASKMAISPPQYVDPYALLEDERISQIAPRLN; encoded by the exons ATGGCTTCTTTGAGACCTACCCTCTCTCAACTTTCCCTTTCCCAATCCAATTTTCTCAGAAAATCTACATGGAACAATCATCTACCTTGTTATATACACAAAAGGATCGCAAAGTTGCAAACTTTTACCTCTTCTAAATCTTCCACTTTCAGGGTCCGCTGTAGTTCTCCAGAGACCAATAAGCAAAACAATG GTGAAGAGCCTCCAGAGTCATTATTTATGAAGGAATTGAAGAGGAGAGGTATGACCCCTACTTCATTGCTTGATGATTACAAACAAAGCGACTATGGACTTGATGAAGAGGTGTATGTGAATGAAGAAGATAGAGGTTTCCCAAAAAGAAAAGCTGTCTCAACCAATGTTGAGAGGAGTCTAGACAATCAGAGGGAACGTTCTATGGCACTGAACAGTGAAGGTCTTGAG GGCTTGGTACCTCGTGCTAAACTTCTTTTGACAATTGGAGGAACATTCTTCTTGGGATTTGGGCCATTGATCCTCATAATTGTTGCAACTTTTTCTGCTCTTTACTTT TATTTTGGACCAACATTTGTCCATGATGCAAGCAAGATGGCTATATCACCTCCACAATATGTGGACCCTTACGCACTCCTAGAAGACGAAAGGATATCTCAGATAGCACCTCGGCTAAACTAA
- the LOC100795817 gene encoding amino acid permease 6, producing MTMESQANGVHSSKHDDDGRLKRRGTWLTATSHIVTAVIGSGVLSLAWAVAQLGWIAGPAILTIFSVITVFTSSLLSDCYRYPDSVHGTRNHNYREMVKNILGGRKYLFCGLAQFANLIGTGIGYTVTASISMVAVIRSNCFHKYGHEAKCHTSNYPYMTIFAVIQILLSQIPDFQELSGLSIIAAVMSFGYSSIGIGLSIAKIAGGNDAKTSLTGLIVGEDVTSQEKLWNTFQAIGNIAFAYAFSQVLVEIQDTLKSSPPENQAMKKATLAGCSITSLFYMLCGLLGYAAFGNKAPGNFLTGFGFYEPYWLVDIGNVFVFVHLVGAYQVFTQPVFQLVETWVAKRWPESNFMGKEYRVGKFRFNGFRMIWRTVYVIFTAVVAMILPFFNSIVGLLGAISFFPLTVYFPTEMYLVQAKVPKFSLVWIGVKILSGFCLIVTLVAAAGSIQGIIADLKIYEPFK from the exons ATGACCATGGAATCGCAAGCAAATGGTGTACACAGCTCTAAACATGATGATGATGGTCGCTTAAAACGAAGAG gaacatggttaaCTGCGACTTCACACATAGTGACGGCTGTTATTGGGTCTGGGGTCCTATCACTGGCATGGGCCGTTGCTCAGTTGGGCTGGATTGCTGGGCCTGCCATTCTGACAATCTTTTCTGTCATCACTGTCTTCACTTCTTCTCTGCTCAGCGATTGTTATAGGTACCCTGACTCTGTTCATGGAACCAGAAACCATAACTACAGGGAGATGGTAAAAAATATTCTAg GAGGACGTAAATACCTGTTTTGTGGATTGGCCCAGTTCGCAAATCTGATTGGAACAGGCATTGGATACACCGTTACTGCATCCATTAGCATGGT GGCTGTCATAAGATCGAATTGCTTTCACAAGTATGGGCACGAAGCGAAGTGTCATACATCAAATTACCCATATATGACCATCTTTGCGGTCATACAGATTTTATTAAGCCAAATCCCTGATTTCCAGGAACTCTCAGGCCTCTCTATTATTGCTGCCGTCATGTCTTTTGGTTATTCTTCCATAGGCATTGGTCTCTCCATAGCCAAAATTGCAG GAGGAAACGATGCCAAGACAAGTCTAACGGGGCTCATCGTTGGAGAAGACGTGACAAGCCAGGAGAAACTATGGAACACTTTCCAAGCAATTGGAAACATTGCTTTTGCATACGCCTTCAGTCAAGTACTTGTTGAGATACAG GACACGTTAAAATCAAGCCCACCAGAAAATCAAGCCATGAAAAAGGCAACCCTTGCTGGATGCTCGATCACCTCACTGTTTTATATGTTATGTGGCCTATTAGGCTATGCAGCATTCGGGAACAAGGCACCCGGAAACTTCTTAACAGGATTTGGGTTTTATGAACCATATTGGCTTGTTGACATTGGTAATGTCTTCGTATTTGTTCATTTAGTGGGCGCCTACCAG GTATTCACACAACCAGTTTTCCAGCTTGTGGAAACTTGGGTTGCGAAGCGTTGGCCTGAAAGCAACTTCATGGGAAAAGAATATCGTGTTGGCAAGTTCAGATTCAATGGATTCAGGATGATATGGAGGACAGTGTACGTGATTTTCACAGCAGTGGTTGCTATGATACTTCCCTTCTTCAACAGCATTGTGGGTTTGCTTGGAGctatttccttctttcctttgaCAGTGTATTTTCCAACAGAGATGTATCTGGTGCAGGCTAAAGTGCCCAAGTTTTCTCTGGTCTGGATTGGGGTCAAAATTCTAAGTGGCTTCTGCTTGATTGTCACTCTTGTTGCTGCAGCTGGATCAATCCAAGGAATCATCGCAGACCTTAAAATCTATGAGCCCTTCAAGTAA